A window of the Corallococcus exiguus genome harbors these coding sequences:
- a CDS encoding ABC transporter permease produces the protein MGRYILRRMGFYLIAAWASLTLNFVIPRLAPGDPAAAMFARFEGKVAPEAMGALKAAFGFTDAPLYAQYFTYLKHLVQGDLGMSYAYFPARVTEVIGTGLMWTVALAGVAVIISFVLGSFLGVLAAWNRGGWLDSGLAPALAFLGAFPYFWLAMLALYLFGFVLGWFPLRHAYGHDMEPGLSFAFAADVARHAVLPASSIVVATLGGWMLGMRNTMVATLGTDSIRLAHARGLPPRQVMLRYAARNALLPNVTSFGMAVGFVLSGSLLTEIVFSYPGTGYLLILAVRNQDYPLMQGLFLVITLAVLAANFAVDLICLWLDPRTRAHA, from the coding sequence ATGGGCCGCTACATCCTCCGGCGAATGGGCTTCTACCTCATCGCCGCGTGGGCCTCGCTCACGCTCAACTTCGTGATTCCGCGCCTGGCTCCCGGCGACCCGGCCGCGGCCATGTTCGCGCGCTTCGAGGGCAAGGTGGCGCCGGAGGCCATGGGCGCGCTGAAGGCCGCCTTCGGTTTCACGGACGCGCCGCTCTACGCCCAGTACTTCACCTACCTGAAGCACCTGGTGCAGGGCGACCTGGGCATGTCGTACGCGTACTTTCCCGCGCGGGTGACGGAGGTCATCGGCACGGGCCTGATGTGGACGGTGGCCCTGGCTGGCGTGGCCGTCATCATCAGCTTCGTGCTGGGGTCCTTCCTGGGCGTGCTCGCCGCGTGGAACCGCGGCGGGTGGCTGGACTCAGGGCTGGCTCCGGCGCTCGCGTTCCTGGGGGCCTTCCCGTACTTCTGGCTGGCCATGCTGGCGCTGTACCTCTTCGGCTTCGTGCTGGGGTGGTTCCCGCTGCGCCACGCGTACGGGCACGACATGGAGCCGGGGCTGTCGTTCGCGTTCGCCGCGGACGTGGCCCGCCACGCGGTGCTGCCCGCGTCCTCCATCGTGGTGGCCACGCTGGGCGGCTGGATGCTGGGCATGCGCAACACGATGGTGGCCACGCTGGGCACGGACTCCATCCGCCTGGCGCACGCGCGCGGCCTTCCGCCCCGGCAGGTGATGCTGCGCTACGCCGCGCGCAACGCGCTGCTGCCCAACGTCACCAGCTTCGGCATGGCGGTGGGCTTCGTGCTGTCCGGTTCGCTGCTGACGGAGATCGTCTTCTCCTATCCGGGCACGGGCTACCTGCTCATCCTCGCCGTGCGCAACCAGGACTACCCGCTGATGCAGGGGCTCTTCCTGGTCATCACGCTGGCGGTGCTCGCGGCGAACTTCGCCGTGGACCTCATCTGCCTCTGGTTGGATCCGAGGACCCGCGCCCATGCGTGA
- a CDS encoding dipeptide/oligopeptide/nickel ABC transporter permease/ATP-binding protein: MRDFLRRLSRHRKAAVGGGLLLFFLLLAVVGPFFVMDPSDLVGRPHQPPNAAHWFGTTGQGQDVLAQTVVGARQTLAVGFAVGALVTLVGALVGITAGYLGRRVDDVLSLTTNVFLVIPGMPLAIVLGAYLPSGPLRMVAVLTVAGWAWNARVFRAESLALRGRDFVSAAVVTGESHSRIVSRELLPNMASLVGSSFIGNTLYAVGAQVGLEFLGLGDVSVVTWGTNLYWAGNDAALLTRSWWIFVPTGMCIALVGFALTLLSSAIDELTNPSLRVHKPAALPASTAPRAHLEKPVPGVLLRVQDVCIDYATEKGASRVVDSVSFDVAPGEVFGLAGESGSGKSTIGSALLGLLPSSARVAQGRILFNGMDVTALEGPALRAFRWRQVSMVFQSAMSALNPVLTLGEQFHDTLAAHGRVSRATSYARARELLGMVGLSPDLVTAWPHQLSGGMRQRVGIALALALEPRLVIMDEPTTALDVVVQKELLQRMVELKQRLGFAMLFITHDLPLLLALSDRVGVLQGGKLVEVDTSANLRAGARHPYTQLLLSSFPHLSAKDAAPPPVQKAPELSVSRPSTRVAAIPGGHR; encoded by the coding sequence ATGCGTGACTTCCTGCGAAGGCTCTCCCGCCACCGGAAGGCGGCGGTGGGCGGCGGCCTGCTCCTGTTCTTCCTGCTGCTCGCGGTCGTGGGGCCCTTCTTCGTGATGGACCCCTCGGACCTCGTGGGCCGGCCGCACCAGCCGCCCAATGCGGCGCACTGGTTCGGCACCACCGGCCAGGGACAGGACGTGCTCGCGCAGACCGTGGTGGGCGCGCGCCAGACGCTGGCGGTGGGCTTCGCGGTGGGCGCGCTCGTGACGCTGGTGGGCGCGCTGGTGGGCATCACCGCCGGCTACCTGGGCCGCCGCGTGGACGACGTGCTGTCGCTCACCACCAACGTGTTCCTCGTCATTCCCGGCATGCCGCTGGCCATCGTGCTGGGCGCATACCTGCCGTCCGGCCCGCTGCGCATGGTGGCGGTGCTGACCGTGGCGGGCTGGGCCTGGAACGCTCGCGTGTTCCGCGCGGAGTCGCTGGCCCTGCGCGGGCGCGACTTCGTGTCCGCGGCGGTGGTGACGGGGGAGAGCCACTCGCGCATCGTGTCGCGGGAGCTGTTGCCCAACATGGCGTCGCTGGTGGGCTCATCGTTCATCGGGAACACGCTCTATGCCGTGGGCGCGCAGGTGGGCCTGGAGTTCCTGGGCCTGGGCGACGTGAGCGTGGTGACGTGGGGCACCAACCTCTACTGGGCCGGCAACGACGCGGCGCTGCTCACGCGCTCCTGGTGGATCTTCGTCCCCACGGGCATGTGCATCGCGCTGGTGGGCTTCGCGCTCACGCTGCTGAGCTCCGCCATCGACGAGCTGACCAACCCCTCGCTGCGCGTGCACAAGCCGGCGGCGCTGCCCGCGAGCACAGCCCCGCGCGCGCACCTGGAGAAGCCGGTGCCGGGCGTGCTCCTGCGCGTGCAGGACGTGTGCATCGACTACGCGACGGAGAAGGGCGCCTCCCGCGTGGTGGACTCGGTGTCGTTCGACGTGGCGCCCGGCGAGGTGTTCGGCCTGGCGGGTGAGTCCGGCAGCGGCAAGTCCACCATCGGCTCCGCGCTGCTGGGCCTCCTGCCTTCCTCCGCGCGCGTCGCGCAGGGGCGCATCCTCTTCAACGGCATGGACGTCACCGCGCTGGAGGGCCCGGCCCTGCGCGCGTTCCGCTGGCGCCAGGTGTCCATGGTGTTCCAGAGCGCCATGAGCGCGCTCAACCCGGTGCTCACGCTGGGCGAGCAGTTCCACGACACGCTCGCGGCGCACGGCCGCGTGTCGCGCGCCACGTCCTACGCCCGCGCTCGGGAGCTGCTGGGCATGGTGGGCCTGTCTCCGGACCTGGTGACGGCGTGGCCGCACCAGCTCTCCGGCGGCATGCGGCAGCGCGTGGGCATCGCGCTGGCGCTGGCGCTGGAGCCCCGGCTGGTCATCATGGACGAGCCCACCACGGCGCTGGACGTCGTGGTGCAGAAGGAGCTGCTCCAGCGCATGGTGGAGCTCAAGCAGCGGCTGGGCTTCGCCATGCTCTTCATCACGCATGACCTGCCGCTGCTGCTCGCGCTGTCGGACCGCGTGGGCGTGCTCCAGGGCGGCAAGCTGGTGGAGGTGGACACGTCCGCCAACCTGCGCGCCGGGGCCCGCCACCCGTACACGCAGCTGCTGCTGTCCTCGTTCCCGCACCTGTCCGCGAAGGACGCCGCGCCGCCGCCGGTTCAGAAGGCGCCGGAGCTGTCCGTGTCCCGGCCGTCCACGCGCGTCGCCGCCATCCCCGGAGGTCACCGATGA
- a CDS encoding ABC transporter ATP-binding protein, with protein MSAPLLEAEGLTRSFLAGGFFSRERKPILKGVSFSLQPGEIVALVGESGSGKSTLARLLARLDIPDAGQLRLAGRDVLADGSAQASLDYRGRVQMVFQDPFASLNPVHTVAYHLERPLVRHGRVPKSGLRTRVLSLLESVGLTPAEAFAKRYPHELSGGQRQRVAVARALAVEPQVIIADEPTSMLDVSTRKGVLQLLRGLTQERGIGILFITHDLASARHLADRILVLYAGTVVEAGRADEVLRQPRHPYTKLLLSAVPDGDDFLQAALPVRPATGSPPLVGCPFAPRCPVSEPRCSTLTPPDVLPAANHLVRCHLEVPKGVTADASVSS; from the coding sequence ATGAGCGCGCCTCTCCTGGAGGCGGAAGGGCTCACCCGCAGCTTCCTGGCGGGCGGCTTCTTCTCCCGCGAGCGCAAGCCCATCCTCAAGGGCGTGTCCTTCTCCCTCCAGCCGGGGGAGATCGTCGCGCTGGTGGGCGAGTCCGGCAGCGGCAAGTCCACGCTGGCGCGGCTGCTGGCCCGGCTGGACATTCCGGACGCGGGGCAGCTGCGGCTCGCCGGGCGCGACGTGCTGGCGGACGGCAGCGCGCAGGCGTCGCTCGACTACCGCGGCCGGGTGCAGATGGTGTTCCAGGATCCGTTCGCATCCCTCAACCCCGTGCACACGGTGGCCTATCACCTGGAGCGGCCGCTCGTGCGCCATGGCCGGGTGCCGAAGTCCGGCCTGCGCACGCGGGTGCTGTCGCTGCTGGAGTCCGTGGGCCTGACGCCCGCGGAGGCCTTCGCGAAGCGCTACCCGCATGAGTTGTCCGGCGGCCAGCGTCAGCGCGTGGCGGTGGCTCGCGCCCTGGCGGTGGAGCCGCAGGTCATCATCGCGGATGAGCCCACGTCCATGCTGGACGTGTCCACGCGCAAGGGAGTGCTGCAGCTGCTTCGCGGCCTCACGCAGGAGCGCGGCATCGGCATCCTGTTCATCACCCACGACTTGGCGAGCGCGCGCCACCTGGCCGACCGCATCCTCGTGCTCTACGCGGGCACCGTGGTGGAGGCGGGCAGGGCGGACGAAGTGCTGCGCCAGCCGCGCCACCCGTACACGAAGCTGCTGCTGTCCGCGGTGCCGGATGGGGACGACTTCCTCCAGGCCGCGCTGCCGGTGCGCCCCGCCACGGGGTCGCCGCCGCTCGTGGGCTGTCCCTTCGCTCCTCGTTGCCCGGTGTCCGAGCCTCGCTGCTCCACCCTCACGCCTCCCGACGTCCTGCCGGCCGCGAATCACCTCGTCCGCTGCCACCTTGAAGTTCCGAAAGGAGTTACCGCCGATGCGTCAGTTTCCTCCTGA
- a CDS encoding GH1 family beta-glucosidase, with product MRQFPPDFLWGVATSAYQIEGATRVDGRGESIWDRFSATPGKIQDKSDGSVACEHYRRWPEDIELMRWMGLKSYRFSIAWPRILPEGRGRVNAAGVDFYSRLVDSLLGAGIEPFVTLYHWDLPQVLEDQGGWPARATGDAFVEYADVISRALGDRVNRWITHNEPWCISYLGYGNGEHAPGHKDWSKMLAAAHTLMVSHGNAVKVLRANVKNAEVGITLNLTPGEPASPSPEDADATRDFDGGFNRWFLEPLYGRGYPQDVIEDHVKAGRIASPNLDFIQPGDLETIAAPTDFLGVNFYSRAVLRSNRIPEEQNAPRTVFVRPDKTDMDWEVCPASLTRLLVHLEKEYKPGPIYITENGCAYSTTPSADGRVHDVQRVEYLRGHLAACSDAIAQGVKLAGYFAWSLLDNFEWAYGYTKRFGLVWVDYATQQRIPKDSAHLYRDVVAQNGLDVEQAA from the coding sequence ATGCGTCAGTTTCCTCCTGACTTCCTCTGGGGAGTGGCCACCTCCGCGTATCAGATTGAGGGCGCCACCCGAGTGGACGGCCGGGGCGAGTCCATCTGGGACCGCTTCTCCGCCACCCCGGGGAAGATCCAAGACAAGTCCGACGGCTCGGTGGCCTGTGAGCACTACCGCCGCTGGCCGGAGGACATCGAACTGATGCGCTGGATGGGGCTGAAGTCCTACCGCTTCTCCATCGCGTGGCCGCGCATCCTCCCGGAGGGCCGGGGCCGGGTGAACGCGGCGGGCGTGGACTTCTACTCGCGCTTGGTGGACTCGCTGCTGGGCGCGGGCATCGAGCCCTTCGTCACGCTCTACCACTGGGACTTGCCGCAGGTGCTGGAGGACCAGGGCGGCTGGCCCGCGCGCGCCACCGGTGACGCCTTCGTGGAGTACGCGGACGTCATCAGCCGCGCCCTGGGCGACCGCGTGAATCGCTGGATCACCCACAACGAGCCCTGGTGCATCAGCTACCTGGGCTACGGCAACGGCGAGCACGCACCGGGCCACAAGGACTGGTCCAAGATGCTGGCCGCGGCGCACACGCTGATGGTGTCGCACGGCAACGCGGTGAAGGTGCTGCGCGCCAATGTGAAGAACGCGGAGGTGGGCATCACCCTCAACCTCACGCCGGGCGAGCCCGCGTCGCCCAGCCCGGAGGACGCGGACGCCACGCGCGACTTCGACGGCGGCTTCAACCGCTGGTTCCTGGAGCCGCTCTACGGCCGGGGTTACCCGCAGGACGTGATTGAAGACCACGTGAAGGCGGGCCGCATCGCGTCCCCGAACCTGGACTTCATCCAGCCCGGCGACCTGGAGACCATCGCCGCGCCCACCGACTTCCTGGGCGTGAACTTCTATTCGCGCGCCGTCCTGCGCAGCAACCGCATCCCGGAAGAGCAGAACGCGCCGCGCACCGTGTTCGTGCGCCCGGACAAGACGGACATGGACTGGGAGGTGTGCCCGGCCTCCCTCACGCGCCTGCTGGTGCACCTGGAGAAGGAATACAAGCCGGGCCCCATCTACATCACGGAGAACGGCTGCGCGTACTCCACCACCCCCAGCGCGGACGGCCGCGTGCACGACGTGCAGCGCGTGGAGTACCTGCGCGGGCACCTGGCGGCGTGCAGTGACGCCATCGCGCAGGGCGTGAAGCTGGCGGGTTACTTCGCGTGGTCGCTGCTGGACAACTTCGAGTGGGCCTACGGGTACACCAAGCGCTTCGGCCTGGTGTGGGTGGACTACGCCACCCAGCAGCGCATCCCGAAGGACAGCGCCCATCTCTATCGCGACGTCGTGGCCCAGAACGGCCTGGACGTGGAGCAGGCCGCTTGA
- a CDS encoding glycoside hydrolase 5 family protein: protein MKRLFLTTCLALCGGTQAWAQVSGAGSPLQSPPTAQPPSAGPVDAAAPVPGQATPEPQAPADAPIASPAAPAPQAVVSSDAKRTTVTRVIHDERGFKLQVDGKDFPVHGVNWGYTPIGENYRYSLWTQPEDFIKQVLAKEMGMLRDAGFNAIRQFDDIPPVWVEYIYRNYGIHTLLNPLMGRYGHPVNGVMVVNIDYSNPDHRKAILGALAEKVELYRDVPGVLMWLLGNENNYGLHWTSFEIEALPGHEDAARAESLYSLYGEAARTVKKRDTNHPVSIANGDLQYIDLIAKHCQDLDVLGTNVYRGPTARDLFAEVKAKLDKPVFFSEFGADAYDARAGREDHVAQAEYLRTQWEQIYLEGYGQGLSGTAIGGFVFQWVDGWWKHGQESNLSIHDTTATWPNGGYAADFVPGQNNMNEEWFGIAALGPPDSNGISGIQPRTAYYVLQAVFRLDPYATTTNPDSIRDYFAGIRPSALTSGYTSSVALARTEELGAVRVSNLRLLLDSSLSRGSIATVRPNQSSADHTESIFFDLALQPASGVYGRASFNVVGNVAQNRLNNLFYENRGTPSTPTSGDIPVGPGAPAREQSALERFALYQAEFKFDRSDFALEGYYRTGHYHWGEEGDFFNLYREANYGPNLDIYHGNAPFGVVFSGKKAMDGLKVVVGPELYWGANPSVVAKYRNNVGPVNVTLVHQEDLAQGSSSSTASVVRERIARRTALNFQYATGKLVLDVGGLLSAPQRIGETFTYTLAAPEGGPSYLNSGYDVLQDKVQFLDTLGAKARLTYDMGPVRWLVQSSFRGLVADSGPEQGNIITGWSLRESGRGNHYAGQLGAALQFGSIQVSPNVLYQKPLIGPNPTISDAYDPGTGMYYAGVRPRSVLVDSFSVLDNRETLGGELLITFDPTPGTWFWSWDRDMREDAPFAAGLDIVYRHQPTSRDAGIAILADGSTIAFGSAPVARDEWETSLRLVGNPTQRLRLYGTAYVGSQQSSGEDNRQIHRFGLDGSALFDTLLLAAQLRFNDWGPYDYHRVFNLTYPVQLGGDLSYGLKKPVLGAVSTRFGLRGLVRMLDEYSEGLNDRGITEGLKGREYEVGAYAILSL from the coding sequence TTGAAAAGGCTCTTCCTGACGACGTGTCTGGCGTTGTGCGGTGGCACCCAGGCCTGGGCCCAGGTGTCCGGTGCGGGCTCGCCCCTCCAGTCTCCGCCCACCGCGCAGCCGCCCTCCGCCGGTCCCGTGGATGCCGCCGCGCCCGTGCCGGGACAGGCGACGCCCGAGCCGCAGGCGCCCGCGGACGCTCCCATCGCTTCGCCGGCGGCTCCGGCCCCGCAGGCCGTCGTGTCTTCGGACGCGAAGCGCACGACGGTGACGCGTGTCATCCACGACGAGCGCGGCTTCAAGCTTCAGGTGGACGGGAAGGACTTCCCCGTCCACGGCGTGAACTGGGGCTACACGCCCATCGGTGAGAACTACCGGTACTCGCTCTGGACGCAGCCGGAGGACTTCATCAAGCAGGTGCTGGCGAAAGAGATGGGGATGCTCCGCGACGCGGGGTTCAACGCCATCCGCCAGTTCGACGACATCCCGCCTGTCTGGGTCGAGTACATCTACCGGAACTACGGCATCCACACGCTGCTCAACCCGCTGATGGGACGCTATGGCCACCCGGTGAACGGGGTCATGGTCGTCAACATCGACTACTCGAACCCGGACCACCGCAAGGCCATCCTCGGCGCGTTGGCGGAGAAGGTGGAGCTCTACCGCGACGTGCCCGGCGTGCTGATGTGGCTGCTGGGCAACGAGAACAACTACGGCCTGCACTGGACGTCGTTCGAGATCGAAGCCCTGCCGGGCCACGAGGACGCCGCCCGCGCGGAGTCGCTCTATTCGCTCTACGGCGAGGCGGCCCGCACGGTGAAGAAGCGGGACACGAACCACCCTGTGTCCATCGCCAACGGCGACCTCCAGTACATCGACCTCATCGCCAAGCACTGCCAGGACCTGGACGTGCTGGGCACGAACGTCTACCGCGGCCCCACCGCGCGCGACCTGTTCGCGGAGGTGAAGGCCAAGCTCGACAAGCCGGTGTTCTTCAGCGAGTTCGGCGCGGACGCCTATGACGCTCGCGCGGGCCGCGAGGACCACGTGGCGCAGGCGGAGTACCTGCGCACGCAGTGGGAGCAGATCTACCTGGAGGGCTACGGCCAGGGCCTGTCCGGCACCGCCATTGGCGGCTTCGTGTTCCAGTGGGTGGACGGCTGGTGGAAGCACGGCCAGGAGTCCAACCTGTCCATCCACGACACCACCGCGACGTGGCCCAACGGCGGCTACGCGGCGGACTTCGTTCCCGGCCAGAACAACATGAACGAGGAGTGGTTCGGCATCGCGGCCCTGGGCCCGCCGGACTCCAACGGCATCAGCGGCATCCAGCCGCGCACCGCCTACTACGTCCTCCAGGCCGTGTTCCGCCTGGACCCGTACGCAACGACGACCAACCCGGACTCCATCCGCGACTACTTCGCGGGCATCCGTCCGTCCGCGCTCACCAGCGGCTACACCTCGTCGGTGGCGCTGGCTCGCACGGAGGAGCTCGGCGCGGTGCGGGTGTCGAACCTGCGGCTGCTGCTCGACAGCTCACTGTCGCGCGGAAGCATCGCGACGGTGCGGCCCAACCAGAGCTCGGCGGACCACACCGAATCCATCTTCTTCGACCTGGCGTTGCAGCCGGCCAGCGGCGTCTACGGCCGCGCGTCGTTCAACGTCGTGGGCAACGTGGCGCAGAACCGGCTCAACAACCTGTTCTACGAGAACCGTGGCACGCCCTCCACGCCGACCTCGGGTGACATCCCGGTGGGCCCTGGCGCCCCGGCGCGTGAGCAGTCCGCGTTGGAGCGCTTCGCCCTGTACCAGGCGGAGTTCAAGTTCGACCGCTCGGACTTCGCGCTGGAAGGCTACTACCGCACCGGCCACTACCACTGGGGCGAGGAGGGTGACTTCTTCAACCTCTACCGCGAGGCGAACTACGGGCCGAACCTGGACATCTACCACGGCAACGCGCCCTTCGGCGTGGTGTTCAGCGGCAAGAAGGCCATGGATGGACTGAAGGTCGTCGTCGGGCCGGAGCTGTACTGGGGCGCCAACCCCTCCGTGGTGGCGAAGTACCGCAACAACGTGGGCCCGGTGAACGTGACGCTGGTGCACCAGGAAGACCTGGCGCAGGGCTCGTCGTCGTCCACGGCCTCCGTGGTGCGCGAGCGCATCGCGCGCAGGACGGCGCTCAACTTCCAGTACGCCACCGGCAAGCTGGTGCTGGACGTGGGCGGTCTGCTCTCCGCGCCCCAGCGCATTGGCGAGACGTTCACCTATACGCTCGCCGCTCCGGAAGGCGGCCCCAGCTACCTCAACAGCGGCTACGACGTGCTCCAGGACAAGGTGCAGTTCCTGGACACGCTGGGCGCCAAGGCGCGGCTCACCTACGACATGGGGCCGGTGCGCTGGCTGGTGCAGTCCTCCTTCCGCGGCCTCGTCGCGGACAGCGGGCCGGAGCAGGGCAACATCATCACCGGCTGGAGCCTGCGCGAGAGCGGCCGCGGCAACCACTACGCGGGTCAGCTGGGCGCGGCGTTGCAGTTCGGCTCCATCCAGGTGTCGCCCAACGTCCTGTACCAGAAGCCCCTCATCGGGCCGAACCCCACCATCTCGGACGCGTACGACCCTGGCACCGGCATGTACTACGCGGGCGTGCGTCCGCGCAGCGTGCTGGTGGACTCGTTCAGCGTGCTGGACAACCGCGAGACGCTGGGCGGCGAGCTGCTCATCACCTTCGACCCGACGCCGGGCACCTGGTTCTGGTCGTGGGACCGCGACATGCGCGAGGACGCGCCGTTCGCCGCGGGCCTGGACATCGTCTACCGGCACCAGCCCACGTCGCGCGACGCGGGCATCGCCATCCTCGCGGACGGCAGCACCATCGCCTTCGGCAGCGCGCCAGTGGCCCGCGATGAGTGGGAGACGTCCCTGCGCCTGGTGGGAAACCCCACCCAGCGCCTGCGCCTGTACGGCACTGCGTACGTGGGCAGCCAGCAGTCTTCTGGCGAGGACAACCGGCAGATCCACCGCTTCGGCCTGGACGGCTCCGCGCTCTTCGACACGCTGCTGCTCGCGGCCCAGCTGCGCTTCAACGACTGGGGTCCGTACGACTACCACCGCGTCTTCAACCTCACCTACCCGGTGCAGTTGGGCGGGGACCTGTCCTACGGCTTGAAGAAGCCGGTGCTGGGCGCGGTGTCCACGCGCTTCGGCCTGCGGGGGCTGGTGCGCATGCTGGATGAGTACTCGGAGGGCCTCAACGATCGGGGCATCACCGAGGGCCTGAAGGGTCGCGAGTACGAGGTGGGCGCGTATGCCATCCTTTCTCTCTGA
- a CDS encoding putative glycoside hydrolase yields MKKPVWGLLLLLAACRPDPGPADYSGQELPDDQNPDGGTQPSDMLPGPFPYEAGKARLMVGIFYETGRSQEIILDNIDSNFYLYENTVYVESDPDHVEGKSADRIVQNGKPWMGFGVHWKQTHNFDAWKTLHVSMKSSDAAFANVKIGMTSGTGTAEKGNPLAVTKYGWANDGEWHHLAIPVADFVAAGLKLNDVSSPFTFAAEGGTTGQFLLLDNLYFTAD; encoded by the coding sequence ATGAAGAAGCCAGTGTGGGGCCTGTTGCTGCTGCTCGCCGCCTGCCGCCCGGATCCGGGCCCGGCGGACTACTCAGGCCAGGAGCTGCCGGACGACCAGAACCCCGACGGCGGGACGCAGCCCTCGGACATGCTGCCGGGGCCGTTCCCCTACGAGGCCGGCAAGGCGCGCCTGATGGTGGGCATCTTCTACGAGACGGGCCGCTCGCAGGAGATCATCCTCGACAACATCGACTCCAACTTCTACCTCTACGAGAACACCGTCTACGTGGAGTCGGACCCCGACCACGTCGAGGGCAAGTCCGCCGACCGCATCGTGCAGAACGGCAAGCCGTGGATGGGCTTCGGTGTGCACTGGAAGCAGACGCACAACTTCGATGCGTGGAAGACGCTCCACGTCAGCATGAAGTCGTCCGACGCCGCCTTCGCCAACGTGAAGATCGGCATGACCAGCGGCACGGGCACCGCTGAGAAGGGCAACCCGCTCGCCGTCACCAAATATGGCTGGGCGAACGATGGTGAGTGGCACCACCTGGCCATCCCCGTCGCGGACTTCGTCGCGGCGGGCCTGAAGCTCAATGACGTGTCGTCACCGTTCACCTTCGCAGCCGAGGGTGGCACGACCGGTCAGTTCCTCCTGCTCGACAACCTGTACTTCACCGCGGACTAG